A genomic window from Clostridium aceticum includes:
- a CDS encoding MarR family winged helix-turn-helix transcriptional regulator, which translates to MCNTISNNLYNALQRLNRQMHRHKHRMMPPREGLHRGQIHLLFHISKNDGVIQRDLAELMDMRPSSLTEMLTHLEQNSLIERRQNEKDRRVIHVYLTDAGKTAVSGFVQDNDNLAASLFNCLTTEEMEKMLEIVTKINTNLEGMDSGDIKERCGGRRHHHGHREHKKCHRFSKYISLEF; encoded by the coding sequence ATGTGCAATACGATCTCAAATAATTTATACAATGCTCTACAACGCTTAAATAGACAGATGCATAGACATAAACATCGTATGATGCCACCAAGAGAAGGGCTTCATCGAGGGCAAATTCATCTGCTATTTCACATTTCAAAAAACGATGGGGTGATACAGCGAGATTTAGCAGAGTTAATGGATATGCGTCCATCATCTTTAACAGAAATGCTAACGCATTTGGAACAAAATTCGTTAATCGAACGAAGGCAGAATGAAAAAGATCGTAGAGTGATACACGTTTATCTAACCGATGCTGGTAAAACTGCTGTTAGTGGATTTGTTCAGGATAATGATAATTTGGCGGCTTCACTTTTTAATTGTTTGACAACGGAAGAAATGGAAAAAATGTTGGAGATAGTTACTAAGATTAACACTAATCTTGAAGGAATGGATAGTGGTGATATAAAGGAGAGATGTGGGGGTAGAAGGCACCATCATGGTCACAGGGAGCATAAAAAGTGCCACAGGTTTAGCAAATATATAAGTCTGGAATTTTGA